In Nitrososphaera sp., the sequence GCAGTTTTTGCGGCACGGCTATGAGCAAAAGGATACGAAAATCATCAGGATGATTATATGAACACTTTTGAAATTTGCAAGGCAATTTGCAATCTATCGGACAGTGTATTGGGCGCCGGCATTATCGTTGACAACAAACTGGTTGCAATGGACACAAAGCCGGGTGTTCCAATTCCAGACAACGAGCGTTTGGAAAAGATGTTTTTCCAGACCAGCCTGATTGCAGGCATTATGATTGGCAATTCTGATTTTTTCGGTCCTGCAAGATATTTCACACTGCACTTTGGCAATGCGGATTTGTTTTTCTTTTTTCTTGCCGACTATGGAATCAAAGGCATCCTTGCAGTACAGGTTGCCAAAGAGCACGATCATGAGCAAATTGTGTCTGGAGTCCAAGGATTTCTCGCCGGACTGTGAAAGTTATGAAAGGCCAGCGACTCTAACGGACTTTCTATTTCCTCTGACGCGATATTACAACCGATCCTTCATTGGTTGGCTTTGTGCCCGCGATAGCAAATGCGAAAGAATGGTGACAAAATCCCGTCTCTGTATATCCTCGTATCAAAAGTGGGCAGGGGGTGATTCGAACACCCGACCACCTCGATGTCAACGAGGTATCATAACCGAGCTAGACCACCTGCCCTGACTACTTGCTCGTGAACATTGGAGCTCGGATACCCAAATATAATTCATCGATGGGAACCAGAGCTACACCGGTTGTAAGCAAATCTACTAATTGGACCCGGTCAGAAGTTGATTCAATGGCGCGGGAAAACCAATCAGATGTTCAAGCAGCCGGGGATGCGCCTCCAGATTACGGTCTGACGGGCTGCGAAAAGCAGGGCCTTTACAGGGCGATTCATTCCCGGCGCGATGTCAGGTCGCATTTTATCCCCGGTGCCAAAATCCCTGCAGACGCCCTCGCGAGAATCTTAAACGCGGCCCACCATGCGCCTTCCGTTGGTTTTTCGCAGCCTTGGAACTTTATCCTGATACGAGACATTTCTACCCGGACCCGGGTGAAGGAGTCCTTTTTGCGGGAGCGCGAAAAATCGGTAAGGAAACTCGACGGCGATCCGCGGCAGGAGAAATACAAGTCGCTAAAACTTGAAGGCATCACAGAATCGGATGTGAACGTATGCGTAACGTATGATCCTACAAGGTTCGGCCCGTTTGTTCTGGGCAGGACGTCAATAGTGGAAACCGGCGTCTATAGCGTGTGCTGCGCGGTACAAAACCTGTGGCTTTCCGCAAGGGCCGAGGGGATAGGCGTCGGCTGGGTGAGCATCATAGACAATGAGGAAATAGGCCAGATCCTTGGCTTGCCTCCGCACATAAGACCCATCGCGTATCTCTGCCTTGGTTACGTGGCCAAGTTTGAAGAAAAACCGGACCTGGAAAAGGCCGGATGGCTTCCGCGCATGACGCTTGCAGATGTCGTGTGTTACGAAAAATGGGATTCCCACGATTCTGACAACTGGCGGGATTTATGCTCCTTGGTAGAAAAGGTCAGGGAACATTCCGAAAAACAGGGCCGTGAAGACAATATATAGTGCGCTTCTGGACGTTAGTACCCAGAGATATTGGCTGCAGGCTGCAGGGTTGAAGGGTGGGCCTGAAATCGGGGCTCATATTTTCGGGCTGTTGCATCATATTTCCTCTGCAGACCAAGTGGTACTGCACCTTAACCTCAAGTACCACGAGCTTGCCAAGTGGCTTTTTATCACGCTTGCCTTCGCGGGCCTTTTAGCCACCGGCTGGTTTGGAATACCACTTATTCCAGAATACCTGACGACCCACCACATTAACCTGCTCTTTGGGATTTTTGCACTCTTTAGTGCGCTTGGAACCATATGGGGCGTCATGGCCTACCGCGAGTTTTCAAGGTCAATACTTACAATCGTCGAGGCAAGGACTGCCGCACGCAGGCTTGACCCCATGATAGGCGACTACGAGTACCGGTCATACGATCCTTCCACGCGGGAGTACGAGCCGGGCTTTGTGCCGGTGGGGGCAAT encodes:
- the bluB gene encoding 5,6-dimethylbenzimidazole synthase, encoding MARENQSDVQAAGDAPPDYGLTGCEKQGLYRAIHSRRDVRSHFIPGAKIPADALARILNAAHHAPSVGFSQPWNFILIRDISTRTRVKESFLREREKSVRKLDGDPRQEKYKSLKLEGITESDVNVCVTYDPTRFGPFVLGRTSIVETGVYSVCCAVQNLWLSARAEGIGVGWVSIIDNEEIGQILGLPPHIRPIAYLCLGYVAKFEEKPDLEKAGWLPRMTLADVVCYEKWDSHDSDNWRDLCSLVEKVREHSEKQGREDNI